The following proteins are co-located in the Carassius auratus strain Wakin chromosome 7, ASM336829v1, whole genome shotgun sequence genome:
- the shroom4 gene encoding protein Shroom4 isoform X2: MQRPMVHIDPLLTADRFSHSCVMNTRTDVIPEILNQIEEGGKAAQCKKLRVGDELVNINGSALYGSRQEALILIKGSYRVLKIIVRRRSVPVIRPHSWHLVKLSEAPCTTGTGDPSDAPPAMQLHFAPLSVPWHSGGDNSELSMQWGHISRHYSTDRSSSIGSMESLENPPNQGYYDSQLSPIDPVIFNNKRDSAYSSFSASSNTSDYTVPVKPEDTNSMDSLLQGFGSSCRYPDGGQHCAASGHGNQQEERGHSKMLSDRTEAKVRPSSYSCEQEHCAPPQPPMRKDSFRATRGQPTDKRCVSAPVGIPSVTSCMVEDQSQIHEVLTSSVYLNGTQDIEQELKGCTSETYYTFNSKTDSERDSKATDCEKKHVESYSEYVVVSTPPLSPFSQRNMDENFDAQPERNVQSAMHRHSAPEKLLASQLHMMDFTGDRSDNRASPTCQWSPSFLNDTSSNTAQAKWGMSRCSTPGSVATSELEDPRLEEEPLDSGQNFSGQPSNVSGNPMENGFSTANSQTSEKNFGSVGVNVCVDTHLNANGQEVSVDDGSVTKQSQKRQFRSSKSRRRSERFATNLRNEIQRKKAQLQKSRNPCGEETVEEEVADLNMEAVAPPEHHQPRPRTFSSPLTIPPTIQISERTPQQDTTQVKEHSRTRAVCIQASQTQAQIPQNAIQVCVHVVEEIAPAGKPRRWRWTPEYKLQPETESSEIKRNEAPGQMLSGKMGSTRARASSSSSRLGRSDECDIPPFADRRRFFEETSRKLSQSVTNLSSLTSRNQRLEKPSRLNHPSSPEPLEMATNLGRRRFSYQDVPYVNSLETGTQFMSTQQDQEKLRKKLVEREQEKERERERVKEQEKLREQEREKERLRKAREKEQQRVKDWEERQRLLQREQERESRRETVSFEHNKNDDMVAQSLSHDAYRKQPPSPQVPSSLQSSEHFYSNTTTNIQKPCSAFHPVTTQHNQYDDYHMNPPYKARSYTPTEVHPVQEQEQAKKLNRNFSLTDRDYSRCRRDSKTGECTADPSFMGQYGNMTGGRTEEHLFSPLRNRAMSENDIRVETQNFQKHTNVTTSRMRASTLSDLDENGVCVGEVKKKSGPPPPRPPPPKWDQFHKRRASHHNLFSSPPLYYSPSSSPPRPQPPSVSETTRQRSYSLPPREVSESHHRCGQEYSVAPPSPAFTRRAFKPVALPPRERDMRKELRQPLPQPEPRTRISVHNEPRVTLVKPILSEHRAEWDRSGPHYHAQVSTRSHEVPDKSLSTRPVCPESYFSMNNYNLHPYQAGFPGTVYKNQLISSRSPSSIEDGNQPLETDIDEISENERIGEIDRREGEDRMEMQGFARPVIVLETDIDNMPEEGAPSARNIRGPWGALVDSILEDDYGLSRKELIGELLPQSVNKEMGGESWRGGHPISGGTLERPSRLGTSTGQASRSACYDMSADNPQLLARFREISERKEEEEELNYKKQLMESLRKKLGVLREVQRGLQEDIRANTQLGEEVESLVLAICKPNEVDKYRMFIGDLEKVTSLLLSLSGRLIRVESALDCVDPETGHQERLQLLEKKKQLLVQMGEAQELKEHVDRREQAVGKVLECCLTPEQMRDYSHFVKMKAALLVEQKQLDDKIRLGEEQLRGLRESLGLGLGFGMGYGQY, translated from the exons ATAGAAGAGGGAGGAAAGGCAGCGCAGTGTAAGAAGTTGAGAGTGGGGGATGAACTGGTGAACATTAACGGCTCGGCTCTCTACGGCTCCCGTCAAGAAGCTCTCATCCTCATCAAAGGTTCTTACAGGGTTCTCAAAATCATCGTCCGAAG GCGCAGTGTGCCAGTGATACGTCCACACTCTTGGCACCTGGTGAAGCTGTCAGAGGCACCCTGCACTACGGGCACTGGTGACCCCTCAGATGCCCCCCCGGCTATGCAGCTCCATTTCGCACCTCTCAGTGTACCTTGGCACTCTGGTGGTGACAATAG TGAGCTGTCCATGCAGTGGGGCCATATCTCCAGGCACTACAGCACAGACCGCAGTAGCTCAATAGGAAGTATGGAGAGTCTGGAGAATCCTCCCAACCAGGGTTACTATGACAGTCAGCTCTCTCCCATTGATCCTGTCATATTCAACAACAAACGTGACTCCGCTTACAGCTCATTCTCAGCCAGCTCAAACACATCCGATTACACTGTCCCCGTCAAGCCTGAGGATACCAACTCTATGGACAGTCTTCTCCAGGGTTTTGGTTCTTCCTGCAGGTATCCAGACGGAGGCCAACATTGTGCAGCCAGTGGCCATGGAAACCAGCAGGAGGAACGTGGACACTCCAAGATGCTGTCAGACAGAACTGAGGCTAAAGTCCGACCGTCGTCCTATAGCTGTGAGCAGGAACACTGTGCGCCACCGCAGCCACCAATGAGGAAGGACAGTTTTAGGGCTACTAGAGGCCAACCAACAGATAAACGCTGTGTGTCTGCTCCTGTAGGCATCCCAAGTGTAACCAGCTGCATGGTTGAAGATCAATCCCAAATCCATGAAGTTCTAACTAGTAGTGTGTACTTAAATGGAACACAAGACATTGAGCAAGAACTTAAAGGATGCACCAGTGAAACTTATTACACCTTCAACTCCAAGACAGACTCTGAAAGAGATAGCAAAGCAACTGACTGTGAGAAAAAACATGTGGAGAGCTATTCAGAATATGTGGTGGTGTCTACACCACCTCTCAGTCCCTTTTCACAAAGGAATATGGATGAGAACTTTGATGCCCAACCAGAACGTAATGTCCAGTCAGCAATGCACAGACACAGTGCACCTGAGAAACTTCTAGCTTCTCAGCTGCATATGATGGATTTTACTGGTGACAGAAGTGATAATCGTGCATCTCCAACTTGTCAGTGGTCACCGAGTTTTCTAAATGATACTAGTTCAAATACGGCCCAGGCCAAGTGGGGAATGAGTAGATGTTCCACACCTGGTTCAGTGGCAACTTCCGAACTTGAAGATCCCAGGTTAGAGGAGGAACCTCTAGATTCTGGACAGAATTTCTCAGGGCAGCCCAGTAATGTCTCTGGAAATCCCATGGAGAATGGATTCTCTACTGCTAACTCTCAGACCAGTGAGAAGAACTTTGGGTCTGTAGGTGTTAACGTGTGTGTGGACACTCATCTAAATGCGAATGGGCAAGAAGTAAGCGTAGATGATGGTAGCGTCACTAAGCAGTCGCAGAAACGTCAGTTCCGTAGCTCCAAGTCACGTCGCAGAAGTGAGCGTTTTGCCACAAACCTCAGAAATGAGATCCAGAGGAAGAAGGCCCAGCTGCAGAAGAGCAGAAACCCTTGTGGTGAGGAGACTGTGGAAGAAGAGGTTGCAGATCTCAACATGGAGGCAGTAGCTCCTCCAGAGCACCATCAACCCAGACCCCGAACCTTCTCAAGTCCTCTTACCATTCCTCCGACTATCCAAATATCCGAACGGACACCTCAGCAAGATACAACCCAAGTTAAGGAACATTCCAGAACCAGGGCTGTGTGCATCCAGGCATCTCAGACCCAAGCCCAGATCCCTCAAAATGCCAtacaagtgtgtgtgcatgtggtgGAGGAGATAGCCCCTGCAGGTAAACCACGGAGATGGCGCTGGACACCAGAATACAAGCTTCAACCGGAAACTGAGTCCTCAGAGATTAAGAGAAATGAGGCTCCTGGACAGATGTTGTCCGGGAAAATGGGATCAACTAGAGCGAGGGCAAGTTCCTCCAGTAGTCGCTTAGGTCGCTCCGACGAGTGTGATATCCCTCCCTTTGCAGACCGCAGGAGGTTTTTTGAAGAGACTAGCAGAAAGTTGAGTCAGTCTGTAACAAACTTGTCAAGCCTGACAAGTCGAAATCAGAGACTAGAGAAGCCGAGTAGACTGAACCATCCATCCTCACCTGAACCTCTTGAAATGGCCACTAACCTGGGCCGGAGGAGGTTTTCGTATCAAGATGTGCCCTACGTCAACTCACTGGAAACTGGGACACAGTTTATGAGTACTCAACAAGACCAAGAAAAATTGAGGAAGAAATTGGTAGAGAGAGAgcaggaaaaagaaagagagcgagagagagtcaAGGAGCAAGAGAAACTTCGAGAACAAGAGAGGGAGAAGGAAAGATTAAGGAAAGCGAGGGAAAAAGAGCAACAAAGGGTAAAAGATTGGGAGGAGAGGCAAAGACTGCTCCAGAGAGAACAAGAAAGGGAATCCAGGAGAGAAACTGTTAGTTTTGAACACAATAAGAACGATGACATGGTTGCTCAGTCTTTATCTCACGACGCCTATCGGAAACAGCCGCCCAGTCCTCAGGTTCCTTCCTCTCTGCAGTCCTCTGAGCATTTCTATAGCAACACTACCACCAACATCCAAAAGCCTTGCTCAGCATTCCACCCAGTGACCACACAGCACAATCAGTATGATGACTACCACATGAATCCCCCCTACAAGGCCAGGAGCTACACCCCAACTGAG gtCCACCCTGTGCAGGAACAAGAAcaagcaaaaaaactaaacagaaatttCAGCTTAACAGATAG GGACTACTCAAGATGTAGGAGAGACTCCAAGACAGGAGAGTGTACTGCTGATCCTAGCTTCATGGGTCAGTATGGCAACATGACAGGTGGCCGCACTGAGGAGCATCTTTTTTCACCCCTTAGAAACCGTGCTATGTCAGAAAATGACATTCGTGTGGAAACTCAAAATTTTCAAAAGCACACCAACGTCACGACAAGCAGAATGCGTGCGTCCACTCTTAGTGACCTGGATGAGAATGGAGTATGTGTCGGTGAAGTAAAGAAGAAAAGTGGACCTCCGCCTCCTCGTCCACCACCCCCGAAATGGGATCAGTTCCACAAGAGACGGGCATCCCACCATAACCTCTTCTCCTCCCCACCACTCTATTactctccctcttcctctccaCCTCGACCACAGCCCCCCAGTGTGTCTGAAACGACACGTCAGCGCTCCTATAGTCTTCCTCCGAGGGAGGTCTCAGAGAGCCATCACCGCTGCGGTCAAGAGTACTCGGTGGCTCCCCCCAGCCCTGCTTTTACACGTCGGGCCTTTAAACCTGTAGCCCTGCCCccaagagagagagacatgaggAAGGAACTTCGTCAACCTTTGCCACAGCCTGAACCACGCACAAG AATATCTGTCCACAATGAGCCTAGAGTCACACTGGTGAAGCCCATCCTTTCAGAGCATCGAGCTGAGTGGGACCGCTCCGGTCCTCACTACCATGCACAGGTCTCTACCAGGTCTCATGAAGTCCCAGATAAAAGTTTGTCAACTAGACCTGTGTGTCCTGAATCCTACTTCTCCATGAACAACTACAACTTGCATCCCTATCAAGCAGGCTTCCCAGGAACAGTTTACAAAAACCAGCTTATTTCCTCCCGCAGTCCCAGCAGTATTGAAGATGGAAACCAGCCACTGGAAACAGACATAGATGAGATCAGTGAGAATGAGCGGATAGGAGAAATTGACAGAAGGGAAGGAGAGGACAGGATGGAGATGCAGGGTTTTGCTCGACCCGTTATAGTGCTGGAGACAGACATTGACAACATGCCTGAGGAAGGGGCTCCTTCAGCGAGAAACATTAGAGGGCCGTGGGGCGCTTTGGTGGACTCTATTCTAGAGGATGATTATGGTTTATCTAGGAAAGAGCTGATAGGAGAGTTACTTCCACAGAGTGTAAATAAAGAGATGGGTGGAGAGAGCTGGAGAGGGGGCCACCCAATCAGCGGAGGAACACTAGAGAG GCCCTCTAGACTGGGAACATCCACAGGACAAGCTTCACGATCAGCCTGTTATGACATGTCAGCTGACAACCCGCAACTTCTTGCCAGGTTTCGAGAAATCTCAGAGAgaaaagaagaggaggaagaactcAATTATAAG AAGCAGCTGATGGAGAGCCTTCGTAAAAAGTTGGGTGTCTTGCGTGAGGTACAGAGGGGCCTGCAAGAGGATATTCGTGCCAACACTCAGCTGGGAGAAGAGGTGGAGAGCCTGGTGCTCGCTATCTGCAAGCCAAACGAGGTGGACAAGTACCGAATGTTCATCGGTGACCTAGAAAAGGTGACCAGCCTGCTGTTGTCTCTTTCTGGGAGACTGATCCGGGTAGAAAGCGCCTTGGACTGTGTGGACCCAGAGACTGGCCACCAAGAGAGG CTACAACTTCTGGAAAAGAAGAAGCAGCTGCTGGTGCAGATGGGAGAGGCTCAGGAGCTCAAGGAGCATGTGGACCGGCGTGAACAGGCAGTTGGCAAGGTGCTGGAATGTTGCCTGACCCCAGAACAGATGCGGGACTACAGTCACTTTGTGAAGATGAAAGCAGCCCTACTGGTAGAGCAGAAGCAACTGGATGACAAGATCAGGCTCGGCGAGGAGCAACTCAGGGGACTTCGAGAGAGCCTCGGCCTGGGGCTGGGGTTCGGGATGGGGTACGGACAATACTGA